From the genome of Fusarium fujikuroi IMI 58289 draft genome, chromosome FFUJ_chr06:
CAAATCTCCCCACAAACCAAAAGCACAGGCCATCTTTAAATCCAAGTCAGGTTTCATTCAGCGACTCACTCGCTGCATGCAGAAGGCAGACACGTCCCATGTCTATAGGAATGGAACAAACTTAGGATACTTGGTCGATGTACTAAATAAACTGACCCAAAACCTTCTTGAGGTCATTCTTGAGTTTCAAAAGCTATTCCAAGCTGGTCTAAGTAGTCCCACCCCTTCAGTATAGACTAAAGGTTCAAGATCGTTATGCCCGCCGAGCCATCAGCCATCCCCGGTGCCGTGGAGTCAGGGGTACAGTAGGAGTTGGTTGCGTCTCATCAAAGAATGACATCATGAGACCCCTACTAGGTTTTGGGTTTTTGGGTTCAGCTGTGCTTGTCTCCCAGCTGAATTGAACTGAACTCTTCCATGCCATGGCACATGGCGCgtttttaatagccttaagccACTGATTGTTCTGTTGTGTATCTCACGTACTCGGTGGTTCGAGTGAGTGACAGCCATGAACTCGCTCAACACCACTTCGGTGTCATTCGCTGTGACGCCTACTGTCGTCTCGACTTTGTTCTCTCATGTACGTACTTTCATCATTTCGTGTAATGTACCTCTAAGCCATTAGAGGGGACGAAAGCCAATTCCTCTGATACTTCGGaattgctttcttttttcaaGAAACTGACTCACAAACTCTAGTATTTCAACCGCAAGCCTTTGCGACAGCGTCCAACTGCGCATCTCTCTTACGATGAAGGTCTTCATCTGATCCGATCGTTCCTCGAGTATGCATCACACCACACTGTTGAAGAACTCCAAGCATTCACCGCGCAGTGGGTACCGCATCCTCAATGGGTCAAAGTCGAAGATGTCACCATCACCGAGGACCAATTGACACCCGCAGCTGAATTTCTTCAGAAGCAACTTGGCCCAGACGGTATCAAGCAAGTCGGCGGCGAGAAGTGGTGGCAATGGCGGAAACCTGCGACTCCTCTCGACGCGGAATGGATTGAGATGCGCGCGGACGCCTACGAGCGAAAGCAAAAAGGAGGAAAGACGCGGCGCGTCATGATGTATATCCACGGAGGCGCATACTACTTTGGTAGTGTCGACGAACATCGATATCAGATGCAGCGACATGCTCGAAAGCTCAAAGCACGCGTTTTTGCGCCTCGATACCGCCTTTCGCCGCAGTTTCCCTTCCCTTGCGGCCTCCACGATTGTCTTGCAGCTTACATCTATCTGCTTACTGTTCAAGATCCAACGACAATTGTGTTGGCTGGAGACTCTGCGGGCGGTGGAATGGTCATGTCTCTTTTATGTGTTCTACGCGATCAAGGACTCCCGTTGCCTGCTGGTGCTATCCTCATCAGCCCATGGGTTGACCTGACACACTCGTTCCCCAGCGTTGCGGGCGAGGCCCCTTTTGATTATATACCACAGGCAGGTTTCCACCACAAGCCTTCTAAAGCATGGCCGCCGCCgaacgaggatgatgttgtgatgttgagagaagaggcattgaagaagaagaaggatggaaagaagacaCCTGGCAAGCATGaactcaaggagaagcagcaAGCACCAGTCGCAAAGAAAGAACCGTCAGAtgcttcatcaagatcgGAGTGGATCAACGGTGGAATTCCCATCAACCCCGAAAAGCTCCTCTCTGTCACCATTGACGGCCAACCCGTCAAGCTTAAAGACCAGATTCAGGTAGGTTTCGTAGAACATGAGTTTGACCAGAAACTGATAACCTCAGATGTATACCACCAACGAGCTTCTTGCGCACCCTCTTGTCAGCCCAGTCATGCAACCTACACTTGGAGGGCTCCCTCCACTTCTGATCATGGTAGGAGGAGGGGAAATTTTACGAGATGAGCAGATATACTTGGCTCACAAATGTGCCAATCCTGAAAAATATGCACCCCCAGAAGAAACTCTTACCCCAGAAGGAAGGGCTTTATTGCAGAAGTACAAACCCACCGATGTCCAACTCCAAGTTTGGGACGACCTCTGTCATGTGGCACCAACGCTGAGTTTCACTCGTCCCGCGAAATACATGTACAGGTCTGTTGCCCAGTTCGGTGCATGGGCTCTCGCTCGGGCTCAGAAACGTGGCATCGAGATtcttgacgacgacgatatATCCGTCATCTCTGAATCTGGATCCGATAGCGAATCCAAAGAAAACCTTCCGAAAACCCCAGAAACAGAAAAGTCAGACTTTCACTCGGAGCCTGGCCAGGTTGGAAAAGCCGGCGACCCTCTACCACCGTTCAAGAACCACATGATCCGACAAAGAGTTACTCGTCATGGCGCTACTCTCCCGTTGGCTCCTGAGGCCGAGTTGCCATCTTGCTGTATTGAACCTGCTTTAGTTGGAGTTGTAAAGGAGGGAACAGTTAAGAAATGgcttgccaagaaggcaGAGTGGGATCACAGATATGCATcaaacaaggccaaggtccaTAAAAAGATGGTGAGCGATATGGCCATCGGTTACCATGACTATGGCCCTGGTGAATGCCCTCCTCCGACTGCATTGGCTGGCCGAAGGCGCGTTGATTCAAAGCTGGTGGAAGGAAGCAAGAAACAACAGAAGAGCTGGGGTCTAGCAATGTGGTCACTGTGGGGATCTAAACACGACGAGATGACAGTCGAgcgggagaagaaggcgtcTGGACAGCCAGAAACAAGAGTTGCCACTGGTGCTGATGGCGAAGGAGCTCGCTCCTTTGCTGATATTGAAGGACAGGATAGATCACGGTCCCAACCGAACCGAGCACGAAGCCGATCCCATACCAAGGTAGTTACGGACGAAAACCAGACGGGCAGCCAGCCCATCACCGAGGATATGCCAGTTGCTCATCTCATAGAGCAGCGAAAGGAGCAAGAAGCTACGAAGCCCAGTCTACTCAGTCCCGACTATGCGCCGGAGACTGGTGTAGCTGGTAAGAGACCGTTTCTCGATGGCATTGCACTCCCGTTTAGTCTTAACAAGGATGCCGAGACGGCTAGTATGCTGACGCTTCAGTCCAACGTCACGCAACTTCCAGGCTCACGACCTATGAGCCCAAGCTTTCAGGATGATGATTCAACTCAGCCTTCTCAGTCAACCCAGCTTACGTCTCAAGATGCGCCAACTATTGAGATTGCAGGCAAGCGACCGTTCCTCGACGGCACAGCAGTTCCATTTAGCCTTAAAAGGGAGGCAGACACTGCCAGTATGAAGACCCTGCAGTCGAATGTTACCGCCATGCCCGCCTCGAGACCCATGAGCCCAAATATCCAGGTTTCAGAACCAGTTGAGAAGAACGAAGAGAACGGGTttggaaaagagaagaacgGCATAAACGACGAACCAGGCTTGGTTGCCACGCCTTTGGAGCGACCTGGTTTAGACACATTTGTCACGGCTCAAGAGGAGCTGCCCCGAGTCaagaaagaggaggattCATAGAAAGGAGTTCTTTTGGCGCAAGGTTGGATACAGTCAATTGTCCAGTTTTGTTCAATTAGGATATCCCGTGTCAACACACAATCGTTAGGATCATTTTGTTTCGTTTGTAATCAACATCCATAGTCATCATTTCACAGAGAATAGGAGTATTCAACATTTTTTTCGTTATTGATCGCATAAGTCCATAATCATACATGGTGGTACAATGTACATGGGTATATACAGCCTTGCCAGAGATTCCCAAGTCTCCAGCTGGCATTCAAGATTCGCCTTCTGTCGAGAAACCGTCCAATTCTATGACCGCCGTTTTTTTGCTTGTTTAATCCACACCGTTGAATCGTTTCCATTGTTCAACGTAGAAGTAAGGATCTTGAGGACCCTTATCAAGACCCTTATAGTCACCAGGCTCCGCCTTGACTTGTCGGCTCACGAAGGGTGTAAGCTATTCCACCACAATTAGTCTTCCGTCCAAATCACCAACATGCGTCCATTCTCACCTTGAAATCCTTCAGCGGTGGCACAGCATATGTTCGGACCTTGTTCCACTCGATAACGTAGCCTCCGTACTTTGTGTGTCTACCCATGGAACCCGTGCGGTTACCCTTGTAGAAACCTTTTCCAACATCCTTGGTTGTGAGTCTGAGGTGGCGGTATCGGCCGACCGACAGGGCTTGCGTAGGTCTCATGGTTAGAGGTGAGAGAAATAAACGATCGGATCTGTCGTTGGACAATTCGTCGGTCGGAGGCGGCGGTGCGTATGGGGGATTTCTGAGGTCAATTGGCGCTGGCGTCGCATTCGCAAGGTTGAATCTTGAAGTTTTGGAGATTCGGCGGTTGGCGTTGTTCCGGCTCCGGAGGAGCTGCCGATGGGTTGCAGGGATGCCGTTAACGGCCAACCGTCCAGTCGATCGCTGCTACAGTCTTTAGATaaatgatgatgtcgatttgATTAAAAAGGTGCTTGAAAAGTCTGAAAACATTGCTCCTATTTCCCCCGTGTTCAACAAGCGGCATATTATCACTGGGCGGCTTCTTGTTCCGTGCCTTTTGAGCCATGTAAGTGGGCTGCTACACTAACGAGGGGCATTTGCGATGGACAAGGATGGCTAACGTCGTCTGGCGACATCAGCTCTAAGCTCAATCTACCTTCGCCGTCGCGAACCCATGCCTTCGACATCTCAAAATATCCACCATGGATGGGTATCCGACGGGAAGTTTGGACCACAATGTCCCCCTTCTAGTGGCCGCCGGCCTTAACTCCGAGACGAACGAGCTCCCATTGAGCGCAGAGCTGAAGGAACAGAGCATCCTTCTCCGATCAGAGTTACCACCTATCGGGGGCGAAGAAGCAGAGGTTTTGGCGGAATACTtcaaggatgttgatgcgAGCGCAAAGTCGTGGAGTGCCTTTGAGAGAAATGAGCCTTATAGATTTCGCATTAGGACTACAGGAAGAGTAGGTTTGCGCGGGGTGCTACGCAAAGCCTTGTTCTAACATACGGGACAGTCGTTTCTATTACCACCTCGTCGAGCTCGTCTCCCAGAAGGTATCGAACCGCTCAACGAACACCCGACTCTACACTCGCCATTCTCCCCGCTTAGTCCAGTATCGGCGCTATATCCAGATGGCCACATTGATGCGCAATGGATCAAGAAGCACCAGGACCTCGTTCCTAGCGTGTACCTGTGCTTCTATCCCCTCACCAACGACCCGAATTCCATGACACTACAGGATAACCATATCAAGTCCGatatcaacatcctcaagagTGCTTTATTACGCTCAGGATACAAGACACGGCTAGCTATTGTTCTGCTTGCGGACGGTGAAGGCGCTCCTGTGTCGTTGGCCGAAGGGATTCAAGAGAGACTGGAGAACATACGGAGAGGAACAGCGTTGGACCCAAAGTCGGTCTTTTACATCCCATCACAGGAGTCGCAGGACGACTTAAAACAGGTTGTTGATAATGTCCTGGGCGTGCTTTATACTTCAGCTGTGGAATACTATCGGGATCTTGGACGACATGCCAGGAAGAAGCGATCGCGTGGAATAGCACCTCAACCGACCGTGCCACCTACGACCGGGACATCCCAGACTCTCTCACTCCCAGACTGGAATTTCAGATACGATTTTAAGTCGGCCATATTCGCAGAATTCCGACAAGAGACAGATGCGGCGCTGCAGTTTTTCAAGCAAGCATACGAGGTACTTCTTGGACAGGATGTGCTGGACATAATCCCCAGTTGGAGCCCTCGCTGGAACGAAGCAAGACTCTTAGCGGATGTCATAGCTATCCGGTGCTTAAGATGTCACTTGTGGCTCGGCCAAACTACGCTGGCTGTCAGAATGTGGCATTCACATCGAGAACGGATTGCTGACTTTGTCGATCGACGCGGACGAGGGACCAACAACTATGGATGGCAGGCCTGGGAAGCTCGGTGGGCTACAGTCATGGCAAATCTGATTGAAAGAGTAGGTTTGCCAGCTTTGGCACCAGCAACGGGAGCTCTGTTCGTCCCACCGGACAAGTCTGTCCTAGGCGAGCGAGTGTCACCATGGGAGTTGCTGCACCACACAGGATACTGGTATCGCATAGCAGCACGCCATCTTGTGGCTCGCCGGAACCTCGCGTATCAGATGCCCGAGGAGGATAGGAATTCGCCAGATACAACTCCCGCATCAGCGGTAGCCAGCAAGGCCTTCGCATACGATACGTACATGTGCCCAGAGCCGTACCAAGAATACCCAATATCGGGCACAGGTGTAAATCATGCGCAACTGATCATTGATTGTCTCAAAGCGGCGACGTCGCAATTCCGAGCTCGAAAGCAAAAGCGTGTAACGGCTGAGATATTGTTAGAGTGCGCCAGGGAGTTCGCCAATCTGAAACAATGGGACGATGCTGTGGAAACCCTGCTACCATTCTGGGAGGATGCGGCGTTCAGATCGGAGGGTTGGCTCAATATATCAGAGGACCTGTGTTTGACTTTGCGAAGAATCGCCCTTGGAGCTCGCCGTGCAGATCTAGTCGTTGCTGCGGACTGGGAGCTCATGAGTAACAGTGAGTATTTCGGTTCATAATCTTGAGTGCAGTACAACTAACCATGGCCAGGGTTCGTGCGGCAGCCACAGTGGCATTATGACATTGCCAGATCACTCGAAGGAATTACAGCAGAGGAGAAGCCATCAATTAGTCTAAGCGACGACAAAACCGGCTCGTTCATTTCAGCGTCTTTCGTGTTTCGGAATAAAGAGGGCAAGGCTGGCGAGACATGTACCGCACAGCTTGCGCTCACATCGCACACGTTTCTCGATGCTGCCCCGATCACATTTGAGTCATTGAAGGTTGAGTTCAGTGGGAGTCTCAGACCAATATTGCTAGAGCAAGGGGCttcagaggatgaggactCGTCATTGGCCTCCAAGATCTCCATTTTGTTGTTATCGCTGACGGAAGACTATGCTGAAGGGTCTGAGGATGAATTGCCGACACTGCTCAAAGGAACTTCTAACTTGACACTCCGTCCTGGTCAGACACGAGTGTTCGAAATGAAAATTCCTTTGAGAGAACCAGGAACTGCTACGGCCTCATCCGTAACGCTCTCACACAGCAATGCAAGTTTCGATCTAGACGCTAAAATAGGAATCCGGGATACCGATCCTATTGTTGGCTGGTACATCCAAGGCTCATCGAAACCCAGAAGTAGCCGCCCAGAAGCAGGCACCATCCGTATTCAGCCTCGACCGCCAAAGATGGAGATCAAGCTTTTGGAACCCTCAGCTCAGTACTACGCAAATGAGGCTATCGAGTTGGAGGTCGAATTGATCAATGCCGAAGACGAATCCGCGACTGCTAAACTGGATATTCACCTCTTTGGAAAAGAAATACCAGCAATCCGAGTGGTGACGGAAGGTAATGAGGGTAGCGCCGAATCAACCACAGAAGAGGCCAAAATCTTGGGACTTCCTTTGGGTGCCATAAAGAGCACAGCATCAGTCAAGATGGTGCTTCATATAGATGCGGCACCGGGCCCCACGACATTCGATTTACACTTGAAGACGTCGTACCACTTAGACTCAGACGTTGCAACGCCGATTATGCAATTGTTGACAGTTCAGCTCAACGTTGTGAATGCATTTGAGGCAAATTACGATTTGGTTCCACGACTTCACCCTGGACCATGGCCGAGTCTATTTGACTCTGAGGGACTGGGAGATACTGAAGAGGGTGTTGCCCGAGGCTTTACACAGAAGTGGTGCCTACTGTGTCACTATGCCTCGTTTGCCCAGGAGGACTTGAAGGTCCTTGGGATGGATCTCACTGTGGTCTCATGCGTTGGCGG
Proteins encoded in this window:
- a CDS encoding related to acetyl-hydrolase; this translates as MNSLNTTSVSFAVTPTVVSTLFSHYFNRKPLRQRPTAHLSYDEGLHLIRSFLEYASHHTVEELQAFTAQWVPHPQWVKVEDVTITEDQLTPAAEFLQKQLGPDGIKQVGGEKWWQWRKPATPLDAEWIEMRADAYERKQKGGKTRRVMMYIHGGAYYFGSVDEHRYQMQRHARKLKARVFAPRYRLSPQFPFPCGLHDCLAAYIYLLTVQDPTTIVLAGDSAGGGMVMSLLCVLRDQGLPLPAGAILISPWVDLTHSFPSVAGEAPFDYIPQAGFHHKPSKAWPPPNEDDVVMLREEALKKKKDGKKTPGKHELKEKQQAPVAKKEPSDASSRSEWINGGIPINPEKLLSVTIDGQPVKLKDQIQMYTTNELLAHPLVSPVMQPTLGGLPPLLIMVGGGEILRDEQIYLAHKCANPEKYAPPEETLTPEGRALLQKYKPTDVQLQVWDDLCHVAPTLSFTRPAKYMYRSVAQFGAWALARAQKRGIEILDDDDISVISESGSDSESKENLPKTPETEKSDFHSEPGQVGKAGDPLPPFKNHMIRQRVTRHGATLPLAPEAELPSCCIEPALVGVVKEGTVKKWLAKKAEWDHRYASNKAKVHKKMVSDMAIGYHDYGPGECPPPTALAGRRRVDSKLVEGSKKQQKSWGLAMWSLWGSKHDEMTVEREKKASGQPETRVATGADGEGARSFADIEGQDRSRSQPNRARSRSHTKVVTDENQTGSQPITEDMPVAHLIEQRKEQEATKPSLLSPDYAPETGVAGKRPFLDGIALPFSLNKDAETASMLTLQSNVTQLPGSRPMSPSFQDDDSTQPSQSTQLTSQDAPTIEIAGKRPFLDGTAVPFSLKREADTASMKTLQSNVTAMPASRPMSPNIQVSEPVEKNEENGFGKEKNGINDEPGLVATPLERPGLDTFVTAQEELPRVKKEEDS
- a CDS encoding related to MRPL27-mitochondrial ribosomal protein, large subunit; translated protein: MRPTQALSVGRYRHLRLTTKDVGKGFYKGNRTGSMGRHTKYGGYVIEWNKVRTYAVPPLKDFKLTPFVSRQVKAEPGDYKGLDKGPQDPYFYVEQWKRFNGVD